One Gloeobacter morelensis MG652769 DNA window includes the following coding sequences:
- a CDS encoding SMP-30/gluconolactonase/LRE family protein: MDTAAPKPEVLVNARARLGEGPCWHEPTRTLYWVDIHNHRVHHCDPTTGENRFFEVGEVVGCLAPAGDYRLILARRHDLVFLDTTDGAVTPILQVEAPRPGVRFNDGKCDAAGRFWFGSADPEGGTGCLYRFDPDRSLHRMETGLFISNGLGWSPDQRTFYLTDTPRQTIYAYDFDLESGRIARRRPWVDLSGMGLFPDGLTVDREGCLWSAMWDGWCVVRFAPDGRERSRLGLPVQRPTCCTFGGADLGTLFITSASVGLSEAQIEKSFHSGDVFCVRGLAVGVPTYSFAGSDNVKAL; the protein is encoded by the coding sequence ATGGACACCGCCGCGCCGAAGCCTGAGGTACTTGTCAACGCCAGAGCCCGCCTCGGGGAAGGTCCCTGCTGGCATGAACCTACCCGGACGCTGTACTGGGTCGATATCCACAACCACCGAGTCCATCACTGCGACCCGACCACCGGGGAGAACCGATTTTTTGAGGTGGGCGAGGTGGTCGGTTGCCTCGCCCCGGCGGGGGACTATCGGCTCATCCTGGCCCGGCGCCACGATCTGGTTTTTCTCGATACCACCGATGGCGCGGTGACGCCCATTTTGCAAGTCGAGGCGCCCCGGCCGGGGGTGCGCTTCAACGACGGCAAGTGCGACGCCGCCGGACGCTTCTGGTTCGGCTCGGCGGATCCGGAGGGGGGCACGGGCTGTCTGTATCGCTTCGACCCGGACAGGTCACTCCACCGGATGGAGACGGGGCTATTTATCTCCAACGGCCTTGGCTGGAGTCCGGATCAGCGGACGTTTTATCTGACCGATACGCCAAGGCAGACCATCTACGCCTACGACTTCGACCTCGAAAGCGGCCGGATCGCCCGTCGGCGCCCGTGGGTGGATCTAAGCGGTATGGGTCTGTTTCCGGACGGGCTGACGGTCGATCGAGAAGGCTGCCTGTGGTCAGCGATGTGGGACGGCTGGTGCGTCGTCCGCTTTGCCCCCGACGGTCGCGAACGCTCGCGCCTGGGTCTGCCCGTGCAGCGGCCCACCTGCTGCACCTTCGGCGGAGCGGACCTGGGCACGCTTTTTATCACCAGCGCCTCGGTGGGCTTAAGCGAAGCACAGATCGAAAAGAGTTTTCACTCCGGGGATGTGTTCTGCGTCCGGGGCCTAGCTGTGGGTGTACCGACCTACAGCTTCGCGGGGAGCGATAATGTAAAAGCTCTGTAA
- a CDS encoding ABC transporter ATP-binding protein: MSEAAYSQPGERRNWELLKRVWPFARRQVRLFVLALVMLPPLAAASAIGPILIQRAIDGPARTGDIAGLHWLAFLFALAVVVRLGLQAWQGYLLQQAGQRMTADIRSALFDHVTRLSSSYFSRTPVGKLITRLTSDVEALGEVFSTGGVGILSDAVSIVIVAAFMFTLRWDLALVVVVLLFPITAIVIWFQNTYRAANSRVRETLSNLNAILQENLIGVNVVQMFRREGRNAEQFDRVNREYIKSVDETILYDSALSAVMEWISLVAIAGVLWYGGGQVLQNAITFGTLVAFIQYAQRLFDPIRQLGERFTSIQSGFTSLERITGILDEPIEIKDQEQPLQLPADGTGEVTFQNVWFAYKADEYVLKNVSFTIKPGQTVALVGPTGSGKSTIIRLLCRLYEPTQGRILIDGVDIRLIAQEELRRRIGVILQEGFLFSGDINSNIALGEPFSEAEIQQAARSMNVDRFIRDLPNGYKTQVRERGNNLSSGQKQLLAFARAAVRNPRILILDEATASLDVGTEAIIQQDLGRLLAGRTCIMIAHRLSTIRDVDRILVLRKGELVEDGSHEQLLAQHGLYESLYKLQALAS; this comes from the coding sequence ATGTCTGAAGCCGCCTATTCGCAGCCGGGGGAGCGCCGCAACTGGGAATTGCTCAAGCGCGTCTGGCCTTTCGCCCGCAGGCAGGTGCGCCTGTTTGTTCTGGCCCTCGTCATGCTACCGCCGCTTGCCGCCGCGAGCGCCATCGGCCCGATACTCATCCAGCGGGCCATCGACGGACCGGCCAGGACCGGCGACATCGCGGGGCTGCACTGGCTGGCGTTTTTGTTTGCCCTGGCGGTGGTGGTGCGCCTGGGGTTGCAGGCCTGGCAGGGTTATTTGCTGCAACAGGCGGGCCAGAGGATGACCGCCGACATTCGCTCGGCGCTGTTTGACCACGTCACCCGCCTTTCGAGCAGCTACTTCAGCCGCACGCCGGTGGGCAAGCTTATCACCCGCCTCACCAGCGACGTCGAAGCGTTGGGCGAAGTCTTCTCCACCGGCGGCGTGGGTATCCTCAGCGATGCCGTCTCGATTGTGATCGTCGCCGCGTTCATGTTCACGCTGCGCTGGGATCTGGCCCTGGTGGTGGTGGTGCTCTTGTTTCCGATTACCGCCATTGTCATCTGGTTTCAGAACACCTACCGGGCAGCCAATTCCCGCGTGCGCGAGACGCTTTCCAATCTCAACGCCATCTTGCAGGAGAACCTGATTGGCGTGAACGTCGTGCAGATGTTCCGCCGCGAGGGGCGTAACGCCGAGCAGTTCGACCGGGTCAACCGCGAATATATCAAGTCGGTGGACGAGACGATCCTCTACGATTCGGCCCTCTCGGCGGTGATGGAGTGGATCTCGCTGGTGGCCATTGCCGGGGTGCTCTGGTACGGCGGCGGCCAGGTGCTCCAGAATGCGATTACTTTTGGGACGCTGGTGGCCTTCATCCAGTACGCCCAGCGCCTTTTTGACCCAATTCGCCAGCTGGGCGAGCGCTTCACGTCGATCCAGTCGGGCTTTACTTCCTTGGAGCGAATCACCGGCATCCTGGATGAACCCATCGAAATAAAAGATCAAGAACAACCCTTGCAACTACCTGCCGACGGCACCGGGGAAGTCACCTTTCAAAACGTCTGGTTTGCCTACAAAGCGGACGAGTACGTCCTCAAAAACGTCAGCTTCACGATCAAACCCGGCCAGACCGTGGCATTGGTCGGTCCCACCGGCTCCGGCAAAAGTACGATCATCCGGCTACTGTGCCGCCTGTACGAACCCACCCAGGGGCGCATCCTCATCGACGGCGTGGATATTCGCCTGATCGCCCAGGAAGAGTTGCGCCGCCGCATCGGGGTCATTTTGCAAGAAGGGTTTTTATTTTCCGGCGACATCAACTCCAACATCGCCCTGGGTGAACCCTTCAGCGAAGCGGAAATCCAACAGGCTGCCCGGTCGATGAATGTCGATCGCTTCATCCGCGACTTGCCGAACGGCTACAAGACCCAGGTGCGCGAGCGCGGCAACAACCTCTCCAGCGGCCAGAAGCAACTGCTGGCCTTCGCCCGCGCCGCCGTGCGCAACCCGAGAATCCTGATTCTCGATGAGGCGACCGCTTCGCTCGATGTAGGCACCGAGGCGATCATCCAGCAGGATCTAGGCCGCCTGCTTGCAGGGCGCACCTGCATCATGATCGCCCACCGGCTTTCGACTATCCGCGACGTCGATCGCATTCTGGTCTTGCGCAAGGGCGAACTGGTCGAAGACGGCAGCCACGAGCAGCTATTGGCCCAGCATGGGCTTTACGAGAGCCTCTACAAGCTGCAGGCCCTGGCCTCTTGA
- the purU gene encoding formyltetrahydrofolate deformylase: protein MIPTARTLLISCPDRRGIVAAVSQCVLEAGGNIIRSDQHTTDPIGGIFFMRLEFLYMDAPADDSDFTRRFAPVAERFAMDWRLVRTGEPKRMALFVSRLGHCFVDVLWRWHSGELPVKIPLVVSNHPDLEPVAAQYGLPYHYLPIDKTNHLEREAQILDLLEGEADFVVLARYMRVLSPSFVERYSGRIINIHHSFLPAFVGASPYERACERGVKVIGATAHYVTEELDAGPIIEQDVVRVNHRDQVADLKLKGRDIERVVLARAVKWHVEDRVLIYGNRTVVFI, encoded by the coding sequence ATGATCCCCACCGCCCGCACCCTGCTTATCTCCTGCCCCGACCGCCGGGGGATCGTGGCTGCCGTCTCGCAGTGCGTGCTGGAGGCAGGGGGCAATATCATCCGCTCCGACCAGCACACCACCGACCCCATCGGGGGCATCTTCTTCATGCGCCTGGAGTTTCTGTACATGGACGCGCCTGCCGACGACAGCGACTTCACCCGTCGCTTTGCCCCCGTGGCTGAGCGCTTTGCGATGGATTGGCGGCTGGTGCGCACGGGCGAACCGAAGCGCATGGCGCTTTTTGTCTCGCGGCTGGGCCATTGCTTTGTCGATGTGTTGTGGCGTTGGCACTCAGGAGAACTGCCCGTCAAAATCCCGCTGGTGGTGAGCAACCACCCCGATCTCGAACCGGTGGCCGCCCAGTACGGCCTGCCGTACCACTACCTGCCCATCGACAAAACCAATCACCTGGAGCGCGAAGCCCAGATACTCGATTTGCTCGAAGGCGAGGCCGATTTTGTTGTTCTAGCCCGCTACATGCGCGTGCTGAGCCCCAGCTTCGTAGAGCGCTATTCCGGTCGGATCATCAACATTCACCACAGCTTCCTGCCTGCCTTCGTGGGCGCTTCGCCTTACGAGCGGGCCTGTGAGCGGGGAGTCAAAGTCATCGGTGCCACCGCCCACTACGTCACCGAAGAACTGGATGCGGGGCCAATTATCGAGCAGGACGTGGTGCGGGTCAACCATCGAGACCAGGTAGCCGATCTCAAACTCAAAGGCCGCGACATCGAGCGCGTCGTGCTCGCCCGGGCAGTCAAGTGGCACGTGGAAGATCGCGTTTTGATCTACGGCAACCGGACCGTGGTCTTCATTTGA
- the cphA gene encoding cyanophycin synthetase → MRILQTHALKGPNYWSIRRHNLIVMQLDLEELEEKPTNLIPGFDDRLLALMPSLMQHGCSEGRDGAFMERVTEGTWMGHVIEHVALELQTLAGMDVAFGRTRQTSTHGVYNVVFSYVEEAAGRYAARAAVRICRTLAAGEPYTELEQDIQELKEIREEVRFGPSTASIVEEAQTRGIPHIRLSEKSLVQLGYGIYQKRIQATTTTNTSIIATELASDKTATKGMLASVGIPVPRGTTVRRLADLGEAIKDLGGYPVVLKPLDANHGKGITVNVQDLKTAQSAYDAAREFSKEVIVEQYITGKDYRILVINHQVVAVAERVPAHVTGDGRQSIRELIDQVNRDPRRGFGHENVLTLITIDEMTQRILDLRGYTLDTVLAEGEICYLKSTANLSTGGTAIDRTDLLHPNNAFLAERVSRNIGLDICGIDLICPNISQPINEVGGAVIEVNAAPGFRMHIAPSEGLPRNVAEPVVDMLFPPGAKTRIPIIAVTGTNGKTTTTRLIAHILRGVGVRVGFTTTDGVYIQNQMVMKGDMTGPFSAKLVLKDPTVEAAVMETARGGILREGLGFPVCDIAVVLNVTEDHLGLKGVETLEDLARVKSVVPESVHPDGFVVLNADDELVADMAHDAKAPVSYFSLDPQSPLIQEHVSRGGIAAVFEEGHVSILKGAWKLRVERVVNIPLTLSGRAVFMIQNVLAATLAAFLHGIKIDDIRAALSSFVPSPAQTPGRLNVFDVNGFEVIVDYAHNPAGYEAIQRVLERMDNPRKIGVIGGPGDRRDEDLRKLGYLAAGMFDAAIVKEDDDRRGRAPDEAAALISEGIKQRNPEFPFQTILDEAEAVEHALRNAASGDLVVIFPADVQRTIQIISRVKEESDPVRLPEK, encoded by the coding sequence ATGAGAATTTTGCAGACCCACGCCCTTAAAGGGCCAAACTACTGGAGCATCCGGCGCCACAATTTGATCGTCATGCAGCTGGATCTAGAGGAGTTGGAAGAAAAACCGACCAACTTGATCCCTGGCTTCGACGACCGGCTGCTCGCCCTGATGCCCAGCCTGATGCAGCACGGCTGCTCGGAAGGGCGCGACGGCGCCTTCATGGAGCGGGTGACCGAGGGTACCTGGATGGGCCACGTCATCGAGCATGTCGCCCTCGAATTGCAGACTTTGGCCGGCATGGACGTCGCCTTTGGCCGCACCCGCCAAACCAGCACCCACGGTGTCTACAACGTCGTGTTCTCCTACGTCGAGGAGGCGGCGGGGCGCTACGCAGCCCGCGCGGCCGTGCGCATCTGCCGCACCCTGGCGGCGGGAGAACCTTATACCGAACTGGAGCAAGATATCCAGGAACTCAAAGAAATCCGCGAAGAAGTGCGCTTCGGACCGAGCACCGCCTCGATTGTCGAAGAAGCCCAGACCCGCGGCATCCCGCACATTCGCCTATCGGAGAAGTCGCTGGTGCAGCTGGGCTACGGCATCTATCAAAAGCGCATCCAGGCGACCACCACCACCAATACCAGCATCATCGCCACCGAGCTTGCCTCCGACAAAACCGCCACCAAGGGCATGCTCGCCTCGGTGGGTATCCCGGTCCCCAGAGGCACCACCGTTCGCCGGCTGGCCGACCTCGGAGAGGCGATCAAAGACCTGGGCGGCTATCCGGTGGTGCTCAAGCCCCTCGATGCCAATCACGGCAAGGGAATCACCGTCAATGTCCAGGATCTGAAGACCGCTCAATCGGCCTACGACGCGGCGCGCGAATTTTCTAAAGAAGTGATTGTCGAGCAATATATCACCGGCAAGGATTACCGGATCCTGGTCATCAACCACCAGGTGGTCGCGGTGGCCGAGCGCGTCCCGGCCCACGTCACCGGCGACGGCCGCCAGAGCATTCGCGAACTGATCGACCAGGTCAACCGCGATCCGCGCCGGGGCTTTGGCCACGAGAACGTGCTCACGCTCATCACCATCGACGAGATGACCCAGCGGATTCTAGATCTGCGCGGCTATACCCTCGACACGGTGCTGGCGGAGGGTGAAATCTGCTATCTCAAATCCACCGCCAACTTGAGCACCGGCGGCACCGCCATCGACCGCACCGACCTGCTGCACCCCAATAACGCCTTTTTGGCCGAGCGCGTCTCGCGCAACATCGGGCTGGATATCTGCGGCATCGACCTGATTTGCCCCAATATCTCCCAGCCCATCAACGAGGTGGGAGGGGCAGTGATCGAGGTGAATGCCGCCCCGGGTTTTCGTATGCATATCGCCCCCAGCGAAGGTCTGCCGCGCAACGTAGCCGAACCGGTGGTCGACATGCTCTTCCCGCCGGGGGCCAAGACGCGCATCCCGATCATCGCCGTCACCGGCACCAACGGTAAAACCACCACCACCCGCCTGATTGCCCACATCCTGCGCGGCGTGGGTGTGCGGGTCGGCTTTACGACCACCGACGGCGTCTACATCCAGAACCAGATGGTCATGAAGGGTGACATGACCGGCCCCTTTAGCGCCAAGCTGGTACTCAAAGACCCGACCGTCGAAGCGGCGGTGATGGAGACCGCCCGGGGTGGCATCCTGCGCGAAGGGCTGGGCTTTCCGGTCTGCGACATTGCCGTGGTGCTCAACGTCACCGAGGATCACCTGGGGCTTAAGGGCGTCGAGACCCTCGAAGATCTGGCCCGGGTCAAATCGGTGGTGCCCGAATCGGTCCACCCGGACGGCTTTGTAGTGCTGAACGCCGACGACGAACTGGTGGCGGACATGGCCCACGACGCCAAAGCACCCGTCTCCTACTTCAGTCTGGATCCCCAAAGCCCCCTTATCCAGGAGCACGTCTCCCGCGGCGGGATCGCAGCGGTATTCGAAGAAGGCCACGTCTCGATTCTCAAGGGAGCCTGGAAACTGCGCGTCGAGCGGGTGGTCAATATCCCGCTCACCCTATCGGGCCGGGCGGTCTTCATGATCCAGAACGTGCTGGCGGCCACCCTGGCGGCCTTTTTGCACGGCATTAAAATCGACGACATCCGTGCCGCCTTGAGCAGCTTCGTGCCCTCCCCAGCCCAGACGCCGGGGAGGCTCAACGTTTTCGACGTCAACGGTTTCGAGGTCATTGTCGATTACGCCCACAACCCGGCGGGGTACGAAGCTATTCAGCGGGTGCTCGAGCGTATGGACAACCCCCGCAAAATCGGCGTCATCGGTGGCCCCGGCGACCGGCGCGACGAGGACCTGCGCAAACTGGGCTATCTGGCTGCCGGCATGTTTGACGCCGCCATCGTCAAAGAGGACGACGACCGGCGCGGCCGGGCTCCCGACGAGGCGGCGGCTTTGATTAGCGAGGGCATCAAGCAGCGCAACCCCGAATTTCCGTTTCAGACGATTCTGGATGAGGCGGAAGCGGTGGAGCATGCCCTGCGCAATGCCGCTTCCGGCGACCTGGTGGTGATCTTCCCGGCGGATGTGCAGCGGACAATCCAGATCATCAGCCGCGTCAAAGAAGAGTCAGACCCGGTGCGCCTCCCTGAGAAATGA
- a CDS encoding superoxide dismutase: protein MAHTLPPLPYDENALAPYVSAQTLSFHYGKHHTGYLNNMNKAIAGTELESLSLVDLIRTVAKNAEQKTLFNNAAQVWNHTFYWNSMRPGGGGEPGGTLGELIKDSFGSYDEFKKQFITAGTTQFGSGYAWLVKDGEKLVVTKTPNAETPLTDESKVPLLNMDVWEHAYYLDYQNLRPDYENAFADNLINWEFAEKNLERVFAG, encoded by the coding sequence ATGGCTCATACACTCCCGCCGCTGCCCTACGACGAGAACGCTCTCGCTCCGTATGTTTCGGCCCAAACTTTGAGCTTCCACTACGGCAAGCACCACACCGGCTATCTCAACAACATGAACAAAGCGATCGCCGGCACCGAGCTGGAGTCGCTGTCGCTGGTGGACCTCATCCGCACCGTCGCCAAAAATGCTGAACAAAAGACGCTGTTCAACAACGCCGCCCAGGTCTGGAACCACACGTTCTACTGGAACAGCATGCGCCCCGGCGGCGGCGGCGAGCCGGGCGGGACGCTGGGCGAGCTGATCAAAGATTCCTTCGGCAGCTACGACGAATTCAAGAAGCAGTTCATCACCGCCGGTACCACCCAGTTCGGCAGTGGCTACGCCTGGCTGGTCAAAGACGGTGAGAAGCTGGTGGTCACCAAGACCCCCAACGCCGAGACCCCCCTCACCGACGAGAGCAAGGTGCCGCTGCTCAACATGGACGTCTGGGAGCACGCCTACTACCTCGACTACCAGAACCTGCGCCCCGACTACGAAAATGCCTTCGCCGACAACCTGATCAATTGGGAGTTTGCCGAGAAGAACCTGGAGCGCGTCTTCGCAGGTTAA
- the bioB gene encoding biotin synthase BioB gives MCRAPMPSTVSEISQVYHQPLPDLLFEAQRVHRAHHDPRAVQLCTLSNIKTGLCPENCGYCSQSVHHKSDLIPQELSTLDAVMAEAQAAKAAGSTRFCMGAAWREIKDGPQFERVLQMVRSVAALDMEVCCTLGMLKPHQAQRLRQAGLTAYNHNLDTGPGYYPQVVTTRAYQDRLETIRAVSAAGISVCCGGILGMGESLTDRFELLEALGSLDPIPESIPINCLVPVAGTPLADSAPVEPLDLVRMIAITRILFPGAMVRLSAGRLQMSEELQALCFLAGANSIFTGPKLLTTPNPEHSHDLKMLKKLGMQPKTTQ, from the coding sequence ATGTGCCGTGCGCCGATGCCCTCGACCGTCTCCGAGATTTCGCAGGTCTATCACCAGCCGCTGCCCGATTTGCTCTTCGAGGCCCAGCGCGTCCACCGCGCCCACCACGATCCCCGCGCGGTGCAGCTTTGCACCCTCAGCAACATCAAAACTGGTCTGTGCCCTGAAAACTGCGGCTATTGCTCCCAGAGCGTTCACCACAAAAGCGATCTGATTCCTCAGGAACTCAGTACGCTCGATGCGGTGATGGCCGAGGCGCAAGCCGCCAAAGCGGCAGGTTCGACCCGATTTTGCATGGGGGCCGCCTGGCGAGAAATCAAAGACGGTCCGCAGTTCGAGCGGGTGTTGCAGATGGTGCGCTCGGTGGCGGCCCTGGATATGGAAGTCTGCTGCACCCTCGGCATGCTCAAACCGCACCAGGCCCAACGCCTGAGGCAGGCGGGACTCACCGCCTACAACCACAACCTCGACACCGGCCCCGGCTACTACCCGCAGGTGGTCACCACCCGCGCTTATCAGGACCGGTTGGAGACTATTCGGGCGGTGAGCGCTGCGGGCATCTCCGTGTGCTGCGGCGGCATCCTGGGCATGGGCGAATCGCTTACAGACCGCTTCGAACTGCTCGAAGCACTCGGTAGCCTCGATCCAATTCCCGAGTCGATTCCGATCAACTGCCTGGTGCCGGTGGCAGGTACTCCCCTTGCCGATTCAGCACCGGTCGAACCGCTCGATCTGGTGCGGATGATCGCTATCACCCGCATCCTTTTTCCAGGTGCCATGGTGCGCCTTTCGGCAGGGCGGCTGCAGATGAGCGAGGAGCTGCAGGCTCTTTGCTTCCTGGCCGGGGCCAACTCGATCTTTACCGGCCCGAAACTGCTCACCACCCCCAACCCCGAGCATTCCCACGATCTGAAGATGCTTAAAAAATTGGGTATGCAGCCAAAGACGACCCAGTGA
- a CDS encoding serine/threonine-protein kinase, with translation MSEISLPTVASFQGRRDPLLGRTVGRYRLVEKIGVGGMGSVYRAIHVEIDDLMAAVKLLSQSLNTSDLHQRFRNEAAICARLSERSPYIVQIYDYGILDDLDLPYFTMEFLKGHALDDLAGSPLPVEQVVAIGVQLCEGLQVAHDLGVVHRDLKPGNIYLSGDPQSGWRVKILDFGIAKLVSDAMIYGERGQLTHGYLGTPRYSAPEQLRGQAVTALSDVYSLGMILYELFSGTDPFALADQSFNSWYHAHTERMPRAMAQANPYGAVPPAVERVVLACLQKEPRSRPAGMREIAQLLRSAVHSEPSRPLRRDETRIAYPLELNANQRDRLQKHLASLIGPIAPILMRQAQVLAQDAQDLVERLAEQLPEKQRASFSHKAMDLLGATPSRPPATNPGADPSPALDANFVQRCERELAHFVGPIAARLVQVASQSGHLTQADLIDRLAAQIGDPTKAAQFRRRFLS, from the coding sequence TTGAGCGAAATTTCCCTGCCGACGGTGGCCAGCTTTCAAGGACGGCGAGATCCTCTGTTGGGCCGCACGGTCGGCCGCTACCGCCTGGTGGAAAAGATCGGCGTCGGTGGGATGGGTTCGGTCTACAGAGCCATTCACGTCGAGATCGACGATCTGATGGCGGCGGTGAAGCTGCTTTCCCAGAGCCTCAACACCAGCGATCTGCACCAGCGCTTTCGCAATGAGGCGGCTATTTGCGCGCGTTTGAGCGAACGCAGCCCTTACATCGTGCAGATCTACGACTACGGCATCCTCGACGATCTCGATTTGCCGTACTTCACGATGGAGTTTCTTAAAGGCCACGCCCTCGACGACCTGGCCGGTTCGCCTTTGCCGGTCGAGCAGGTGGTGGCGATTGGGGTTCAGCTTTGCGAAGGGTTGCAGGTCGCCCACGATCTAGGAGTCGTCCACCGCGACCTCAAACCCGGCAATATCTATCTCTCCGGCGACCCCCAGTCGGGCTGGCGCGTGAAGATTCTCGATTTTGGGATTGCCAAACTGGTCAGCGACGCGATGATCTACGGCGAGCGGGGGCAACTTACCCACGGCTACCTGGGCACACCGCGCTACTCGGCACCTGAGCAGTTGCGCGGTCAGGCGGTGACAGCCCTGTCCGACGTCTACAGCCTCGGAATGATTCTGTACGAGCTATTTTCCGGCACCGACCCGTTCGCCCTCGCCGATCAGAGCTTCAACTCCTGGTATCACGCCCATACCGAACGGATGCCCCGCGCGATGGCTCAAGCCAATCCCTATGGGGCCGTACCGCCTGCTGTCGAGCGGGTCGTACTCGCCTGCCTGCAAAAAGAGCCCCGCTCCCGTCCGGCAGGCATGCGCGAAATCGCCCAACTGTTGCGCAGCGCCGTCCACAGCGAGCCTTCCCGGCCCTTGCGCCGCGACGAGACGCGCATTGCATATCCGTTGGAGTTGAACGCAAACCAACGCGACCGGTTGCAGAAGCACCTTGCCTCGCTGATTGGACCGATCGCTCCTATCTTGATGCGCCAGGCTCAGGTTCTGGCCCAGGATGCTCAGGATCTGGTGGAAAGGCTCGCGGAGCAACTGCCCGAAAAACAGCGGGCGAGTTTTAGCCATAAGGCGATGGATTTGCTGGGAGCCACACCTTCGCGTCCACCGGCCACCAATCCCGGTGCAGATCCATCCCCGGCGCTCGATGCCAATTTTGTGCAGCGCTGTGAGCGGGAGTTGGCGCACTTTGTCGGACCGATTGCCGCGCGGCTGGTGCAGGTGGCTTCCCAATCGGGCCACCTCACCCAGGCGGATCTAATCGACAGGCTGGCGGCCCAGATTGGCGATCCGACCAAAGCGGCCCAGTTCCGGCGGCGGTTTTTGTCTTAG
- a CDS encoding c-type heme family protein codes for MSTEIHSTFYEPMFKNLRLGAKFGLILLLASACTIVGSGAMLSFVLQQNAEREIASKAGMLMQTMLAIRQYTDLNVEPAILSDQVSDETDFHPERIPSFSATTVFENLRGNEEYRSFFYKEAAPNPTNLRDKADAFEEALVGRFRREPATKEISGFREQPGGEVFYVARPLKVSEPSCLQCHSTPEVAPKSMLNVYGDRNGFGWKLGEIIAIQLISVPVEAVYASAVRSWVLVVSILAGFFVIFAGVITVLLRQTVTLPIVRMAQTAEQVSTGQSSDNFPEDAGDEIGMLGKAFNRMKASLEIAFKMLGDHSR; via the coding sequence GTGAGCACCGAAATACACTCTACTTTTTACGAGCCGATGTTCAAGAACCTCAGACTCGGAGCCAAGTTCGGCCTCATCCTGTTGCTCGCTTCCGCCTGCACGATCGTGGGCAGCGGCGCGATGCTCTCGTTTGTCCTGCAGCAGAACGCCGAGCGCGAAATCGCCTCGAAGGCGGGGATGCTCATGCAGACGATGCTCGCCATTCGCCAGTACACCGACTTGAACGTCGAGCCTGCCATTCTTTCAGATCAGGTGAGCGACGAGACCGACTTTCATCCGGAGCGCATCCCGTCTTTTTCGGCCACCACTGTCTTTGAGAACCTGCGCGGCAACGAGGAGTATCGGAGTTTTTTCTATAAAGAGGCCGCCCCCAACCCCACCAACCTGCGCGACAAGGCGGACGCTTTTGAAGAAGCCCTGGTCGGCCGCTTTCGCAGGGAGCCGGCCACCAAAGAAATCAGCGGTTTTCGCGAACAGCCGGGCGGTGAAGTGTTCTACGTCGCCCGGCCTTTAAAAGTGTCCGAGCCCAGTTGCCTGCAGTGCCACAGCACCCCGGAGGTTGCCCCCAAGAGCATGCTGAATGTCTACGGCGATCGAAACGGCTTCGGGTGGAAACTGGGCGAAATCATCGCCATCCAGCTCATCTCGGTGCCGGTCGAAGCAGTCTACGCGAGTGCGGTACGTTCCTGGGTGCTGGTGGTGAGCATCCTGGCGGGCTTTTTTGTAATTTTTGCCGGGGTGATCACGGTGCTGCTCAGGCAAACGGTCACCCTCCCGATTGTGCGCATGGCCCAGACCGCCGAGCAGGTGAGCACAGGCCAATCGAGCGACAACTTTCCTGAAGATGCAGGTGATGAGATTGGCATGCTCGGCAAAGCCTTCAACCGCATGAAGGCGAGTCTGGAGATCGCCTTCAAGATGCTGGGCGATCACAGCCGTTGA
- a CDS encoding response regulator transcription factor: MALRFIIVEDHPEVAKNNCEWLQKLEADAYCETLSDPVAAIKRLKEFQPDLLVVDLLYGQTSGQQSAEPGLNLLRDVFKHFPHQCVMVYSSEPLLLTPLGEAIGRHEGGFAAVNKMDRRTQFLEGAKSALSGELKIPRELRGLLQLTEREVEVLSLICKEALTDQAVADRIYTSKKTVQNHVQRLKEKLGIALEDTNETNGRVALCIEAVRRKLVQF, encoded by the coding sequence ATGGCCTTGCGCTTCATCATTGTCGAAGATCATCCCGAGGTGGCCAAGAACAACTGCGAGTGGCTGCAGAAGCTCGAAGCCGACGCCTATTGTGAGACTTTGAGCGACCCGGTCGCCGCGATCAAACGCCTCAAAGAATTCCAGCCGGATCTGTTGGTGGTCGACTTGCTCTACGGCCAGACTAGCGGCCAGCAGTCGGCCGAACCGGGCCTCAATTTGCTGCGCGACGTCTTCAAGCACTTTCCGCACCAGTGCGTCATGGTCTACTCGAGTGAGCCCCTGTTGCTCACCCCCTTGGGCGAGGCGATCGGTCGCCATGAGGGCGGTTTTGCCGCCGTCAACAAGATGGACCGGCGCACCCAGTTTCTCGAAGGTGCCAAAAGTGCCCTGAGCGGCGAGCTGAAGATCCCCCGCGAGCTGCGCGGTCTGCTGCAGCTGACCGAGCGGGAGGTCGAGGTGCTCAGCCTCATCTGCAAAGAAGCCCTCACCGATCAGGCGGTGGCCGATCGCATCTATACCAGCAAAAAAACGGTGCAGAACCACGTCCAGCGCCTCAAAGAAAAGCTGGGGATCGCCCTGGAGGATACCAACGAAACCAACGGCCGGGTGGCGCTATGTATCGAGGCGGTGCGGCGCAAACTGGTGCAGTTTTAG